In the Halalkalicoccus sp. CGA53 genome, ACGCCGTGTTCAGTCCAGAAATCCCAGTAGTCTCCACCTTGAGGAGAAATTGTCCAAATCGTTGCCTCTGCGACGTCGTATGTATGAGATTCGTAGAGACGGTCTAGGAGCTCCTGGTAGGTCTCGATGAGTGCGAGCAGATCCGATATTACCTGGGACTCGTTCTCGAGATCATCGATAGAGTAGGATTTGCTCAGAATAGCCCCGATCTTGTATTCTCCGGCTCGCGTGACCGACTCGGATTCGCCGTTGCTTTCGTACGTTTCGGTGATCGTTGCAGCCGTGGGTTCAATTCCGGCTGGAGGCTCGATGAGCTCTCGATACTGTTGGGCATGCCGTTCGAGAATCGTGGTTGCATTCGGACGAACCCCTGATCGACTTGACGCTCGCTGCGCCTCAGTCGAGCCTTGATTGAGGGTCAGATAGAGCTCTCTCGCTTCAGTATCAAAGAGATAGACGATGTAGATCCCTTTCTGTGTTGTTTGGGTCTCTGGAGGATACTCGATAGGGATATATGGAATATCGGACATCGAGCCCTGGCCCATGGATGGGCGTACAAGATAGTCTTCATCAGTGGTGCTCAGCACATCTTCAACAGCGAGTTGGGCAGTCTGTGTGACTAGTTCCTGAAGTTCTGAATCATCATTGGTAAGATGAAAGTCGCGATCTGCGCCGATATCGCGAGGAGAAGGGTAGTCTGTTAAGATCCGCTGCAAGACTGAGGCCAGGGTGGGAGCTGATGACATAGGCTATGTGTAGAAGTCTATGACAAAAGTTGATGGGTTCGGTCCCAGTGAGTGGCTGCTGCTTAAGGCGGCTTTCGTTGAGATGCGTTCGATCAGCGAGAGCGTCTCAGAGCCTGCGATATTGATTAGTGAGCGTCAGCCTATCTCAATCTCGAGCTTCGGGCGGTACGTTCTCCGTGTGTCCGAACTGTGCGAGTGGAGCCTCGCCTGTGGTGAGGTAATACGCACCAAGTAGGTCAGTCTCGATCTCTTTGCGCATGTGGGCGGCGTCGAGATCGGTTCTCTCAACGTACGCGAACTGGGCGTGGCCTTCGAAGACCGACTCATGGGTGTATAGACGTGAGGGAAGAGCGCTCGACTCCCCGATATACGCCAGTGGAACGTCGCTATGATCGTACCAGATTCGGTAGAGCCCGTTGTTCGGAGGGGTAGCATCGAGACGCTGTTCTAATCGGTATGTTTCTGACCATTCGAGACCCATCCAATCGCTGGCTCGAGGATTCTCCCAGTTCTGCCAGCGGGGTGGGTCGATACCGCGGGCAGCGTTTGGCTCTTCTTCGCCTTTCTCGAGGGGTGACCGAGGCGTAGATGAGATAACGCGTCTCGGGATCAACGGCCGCACACTAAACGAATTCCTGGTCTCGCTGTGTGATGGCGGTCTCATCCATCAGCAGAACAGCAGGCAGGTTGCCGGCGGGCCGCCGACCGGCCTCACTTAAGCGGTGGCCGAACTTTTGAACCCAGTTCCACACCGCGACATCTGATCGTTCAACGCCAATCCAGCCAAGAACGTGCCCTACTTCGGGAAACTCACCCTAGAATTGTACAGTAGGATCGCCAATTCGACGATCTGGCGATCCGTTCGCTCGCACTCGAAAAACTCAATCTCGTCCAGCACTTCTGTGAGTTCGGGAAGGTCCATTCTCAATCAGCTCCAGGAGGAGCCGAATCTTCCCATTCCTTTCGCTAAGTTAGCGGTGCCTGAGAGCTCTACCAAAACGATTTATACTCGCGCTCAAATTCACGTCTCATGCTCGTAGACTTCCGTCTTTCCGACACTCCACGCCCGTGGACTTCTGACAGGACTGGTGTCAAATGTGATTTCTACATCGGAGAAGGATCCAGTGCCCTCGAAGTCGTCGTAGCCAAACAAGACAACCGACCTACGAAGCAACGACTTGAGCGACTCTACAAGGACCGTCGAGGAGGCCGAGCCAATCCAATTCTGGTCGTCGTACTCTATGAGAATGGTTCAGTCGCAAGCGTATGTGGTCCCGCCGGGGAAGAACCCCCGGTGAAGCGCGGTCTCGACCCGGAGCAGGTCCAGCGTATCTGTAACACCGCGTTGAACAAGCCGAACCGAAACGCCGCACAGCGTTTCCTCCGCGATATTCTCGACCAGATAGATGACGATATGGTCGGGCTCCGCAATCAGGGCCTCCTCTCGACGCACGAACTCAAAGTAGGCGTTCCAGACCGACCTGATTGGGACGACGCAACTGCGCGGGCACGTGAGATACTCGACGAAAACTCCCGTGACCTCATCGCGGAACTCGGCTACGAAATCGAACGACTCTCTGACCAGAGCCACCTTCTGAAGGACGTAAGCGATAGCCGCGAGACTGCCGTCGCAATCTTCCTCCAAGACGACGAGTCCTTCGACCGTGCACAGGACCGATTTACCGGTCAATCGCCCGTCTCGTACGCGCTGAACGAGGCCGACAAAAAGAATCTCGACTACGTAATTGCGAACTCGAACAACACGCTCCGGCTCTACACGACGAACCCCGACGCGGGGTTCGGCTCTCGGGGGCGAACGGACACGTTTGTCGAGGCTAACACTGACCTGCTTACCGAAGATGATGCTGGGTACCTGTGGCTTCTGTTTTCCGCAGAAGCACTCCGCGACGGTGGAACTCTCGATCAAATTATGGGTTGCTCGAAGGACTACGCCGCTTCTTTGGGTAAGCGGTTGCGTGAGCGCATCTACGACGAGGTAGTGCCCGACCTCGCGGAGGCCATCGCCAACGCCCGGCAACTTGATAACCCGACCAAGGCAGAACTTGACGAGACGTATCGTATGGCGCTCATTCTTCTCTACCGCCTGTTGTTTATTTCGTACGCCGAAGACGAGGGATTCCTCCCCCGGTACAACCCTCGATACGAACGTCGCTCGCTGAAACGGAAGGCACACGAGGTTCACGAAATCATTGAGGAGGACATCGGATTCGATAGTCGTTCCACGACACACTGGGACGACGTGATGGCACTCTCACGAGCTATCCATAACGGCCACGGTGAATGGGGTCTCCCAGAGTACGACGGAACTCTGCTCTCTGAGGATTCCTCCGATTCGAACGCGGGTGCGATGCTGGCTGGTATCGAGCTAGCCGACGAGCAGTTCGGTCCCGTGCTGGCCAACTTGCTTGTGGATGAGACTGGAGATGGGTATGAGGGCCCAATCGACTTCCGAAACGTTGGCGTCAGAGAGTTCGGAGTTATTTACGAAGGTTTGCTTGAGTCGGAACTCTCTTATGCTGAACAGCCGCTCGGCCTCGATTCCGACGGGCACTACAGACCAGTGGATCCCGATAACCACGAGGTAGAGGTCAAGGAGGGAAAGGTGTACCTACACGGACAATCCGGGGAGCGAAAGGCAACCGGGACATACTATACCAAAAAGGAGTTCGTCGAACATGTCCTTGACAACTCCCTCGATCCTGCTCTCGATGACCACCTAGAACAACTCGACGAGATGAGCAAGAACGAGGCCGCCAAGCACTTCTTCGACATTCGCATCGCGGACATCGCGATGGGGTCCGGTCACTTCCTCGTTGGCGCTGTTGACCGTATCGAGAGCCGTCTGTCGAATCACCTCACTGAACGGAACCTTCCGCTCGTAGAGGAAGAACTCGACCGTCTGCGAGACGCCGCAGAGGAATCGTTCGAAACTACGGCAGAAATGCCTGAAGTAGAGCGTTCCCAGTTGCTCCGTCGGCAAGTCGCGCGGCGATGCATCTACGGTGTGGATCTAAACGACCTCGCGACAGAACTGTCTCGGCTCTCGCTCTGGATTCACACCTTCGTCCCTGGGCTCCCGCTCACTTTCCTCGATTATAATCTGCGAGCAGGTGATTCGATTATCGGAATTAGTTCACTCGACGAAGTAGACGACATCATCGATATTGACCAGAAGTCACTTGGTCAATTTATTGCTGGCGGGAGTGACGCGTTAGAAGATATCCAACAAGACATCGCTCGGATTGGCCGAATGGCAGATGGTGACGCCTCTGAAGTGCAAGAAGCACGCGAAACCCGGAAGAAAATCGAGGAGAATCTTGAGCAGACAAAAGCGGCATTCGACATCTTGTTAGCTTCTCAGATAGATGATAGAATCAATCCGAACACCTCAACACTTGCACAGGAGGATATTACGAGTTTATCTAGTTATAAATATGCCCAACAGTCTCTCGGCTCGATTGAGCCAGTCCATTTCCCTGTGATGTTCCCCGAAATATTTGAGGGCAATAGCTCTGGGTTCGACGCAATCGTTGGAAACCCACCGTGGGATAAAGTTCGATTTGAGGCGCAACAGTTCTGGGTCACGCGTCATCCTGGAATAAACTCACTCGGTAAAGCAAAACGGAAGCAGAAAATTGAGGAACTTCGTCAGCAATATCCATATGATGCCGAAGTCGAGGAACGTGAAAAGGAAGAACGTGAACGGTATCAGGATTATGTAAAGGCCGCATACGATGACCAAGGTCGCGGTCACTATGACTACTCTAAACTCTTCGTAGAACGGGCTACTGACATTCTTAATAGCGATGGAAAGTTAGGATATGTTCTCCCGCGTCAATCTTTGATTCTTGGAGGGTGGAAACAGCTACGTCGCCGCTTGTTCAAGAATTCTGAGCTTACGGTTTTACAAGCGAGGAATCAAGGAGGCTGGATTTTCGATGATGTTCATAAAAGCTACATGGTTGTGCTGCTGACCAGAAAGCCAGCAAGCGGCAAACCGGGCGCATACATATGGCCTGCAATTGGCTCTGAGAAAGCGCTCAAACAAGCTTCTTTCAAGAACTCTCTTCACCTCTCTGTGGATGACCTTGCCAATCTCACTACAAAGAGCCATCTAGTAATTCCTTGGTTTAACAGTAACAAAGCACGAGAAATATTTCCGAAGCTACAGGAGTGTTCCCGTCTATCTTCAGATGATGGGTGGGTTTCGGGTGTTAACGACTCCCGGTGGGACTTTACTAGTTCTGGACCACACGGAAGCCTGACGAAAGACAAACTAGACTCCGGGCTCTGGAAAGTATTCATGACTCGAAGTGTAGAACAATTCGAACTTAATGAAGAGAAAGAGTTTCGTAGGTACGTTGACCCTAAAGATCTCCATCGTATTGACGGTAATATTATTGAAAGTGAAGGTAAAATTGCAGTTGGGCCGAACCACCCAACTGTGAGTTTCCGTTATGTCTCAACCAACAGTAACAGACGAACGATGATTGCGACGATGCTCCCTGAGTCAGATTTCATGTACTGTAAAGGATACATTCACGCAATAGACCACTCCGAAGGAACCGAACCAGAGACGCTTTTTGCGTTATTGGCGTATGTAAATAGCTTCACTTGTGATTGGTGGGTCCGAAGAATCAGCAATCGCCACGTGATGGCTCCCGTAATAAATAACCTCCCCATACCTGATTGGACCGATGTCCAGATTGCGGAAGCCGCCGAAATCGCCGCCGAAATCACTCGGAGAGGTGGTATCGAAACTATCCCGGGCGGTCACGAAGTAGAGCAGTTTTCCGGATACGAGTACGAAGATGAAAACACACTCCGTGCACGCATCGAACGTCTCGTCGCAGACGGTTTCGACCTTAGCGGTACACACATCGAAACGGTGTTGGACGACTTTTCCGACAAAGCCTGTCCGGTGGCCCTCACTGAAGCAATCGACGAGGAGATGGAGGACTGAGGTCGATGCCGAGCAACCGGCCCGAGTTCGTCGATAATCGGAAGGGGAACACGCTCGCACGGGCTATCAACGACTACCTCGGGGACCTCAGCGAGACGCTGGCCGACGACCCAGACCTCGACATCGCGACCGGCTACTTCAACCCGCGCGGGTACTTCTCGGTCGCAGAGGGGCTCGAAGCCGTCGGTGACGTTCGAATCCTTCTCGGTGCTGAGCCGCCGCAGAAGGACCGCAACCGATGGCGATACCCCGAAGAGCCTCGTGGGGACGAATACAATCAAAAGCGCGTTGACGAAGCACTCCAGTCTCTTGACGAGGGCCTTGAACGCGACCGCGACCTACTGGGATTCTCCCGGGAAGTCGATTCGCAACTCCGCGAGATGGTACAGTGGCTCGAAAGCGACGCTGTGGAAGTACGCCGGTTCGAAGATGGATTTATTCACGGGAAGGCGTACTTGTTCTCTCATGAGCAGGGCGTACTCGCGGGGTCGTCGAACTTCACGGGCGCGGGCCTGAACAGCAACCTCGAACTGAATCTCGCGAACTACAGCCCGGGTGTCAACCAGCAGGTCGAGGACTGGTTCGACGACCTTTGGCAGGCGAGCGACCAGTACGACTTGGCGGACATCTACAGGGAACGGTTCGAACCGTACGAGCCGTACCTCATCTACCTGCGTGTCCTGTACGCCCGATACGGCGAAGAACTCGAACAAGAGCGTGAAGAGGACGATGGAGCCATCAACCTCGCTAACTTCCAGCAGGACGGTTTCCGACGGGCCCTTCGGTTCCTCGACGACCACAACGGAGTCATCATCGCGGACGAGGTTGGTCTCGGGAAAACGTACATCGCAGGAAAGATACTCGAACAAACGGTGAAGGAGAACCGTCAGCGGGCGCTCGTCGTCGCCCCGGCCTACCTTCGTGATGGGATGTGGCGCAACGTCCGGTCTCAGTGGGGTATCCAGTTCGACGTGCTCTCCTATAGTGAACTTCGCCAAGCACGCCAACTCGGTGGCGATAACGCGAACCTCCCTCTGGACAAGGACGAGTATCAGACGGTCATCATCGATGAGGGTCACGCGTTCCGTAACCCGGGTACTCAGCAATCGCACGCGCTTCGCACACTCCTGCGCGGTGACCCACCCAAGAACCTCGTACTGCTCACCGCGACGCCGGTCAACAACTCGCTTTGGGACCTGTACTATCTCCTAAACTACTTTATTAAGAACGACGCGACGTTCGCGTCCGAAGGTATTCCGTCGCTCCGTGAGCGGTTCAAAGAAGCACAATCCGAGGACCCGGCGGACCTCTCGCCGGATATGCTGTTCGACGTGCTCGACGAGACAACCGTCCGCCGAACTCGCCGGTTCATCAAGGAACACTACGACAACGCCGTTCTGCCCGACGGAGAAGGCGGCACTATCCGTATCACCTTCCCCGACCCGCATCCAAAACGAGTGGACTATACCTTCACCAATACGTTTGGCGACGCCTTCTTCCGCGATGTTTCGCGAGGTCTCGCCGCTGGGGACCATGACCACCACGAACTCACGCTCGCCCGGTACCGGCCGTCGTACTATCTGGAGGCGGAGGATGATGCATCCGAACTCTCACTCGTGGGACTCCTACGTACGGGTCTCCTGAAACGATTCGAATCATCGAGTCACGCGTTCGCGAACACGTTAGAGCGGATGAGGAGCCAGAACGAAGCGGCACTGAGTCTGCTTGATCGTGGGCTGTTCCCCCAACCGAATGCCATCGACGAGTGGGTCGAAGCCGATAGTGACGAAGCGTTTGAGGAGGCCTTCGAACAAGCGAACGGTGAAAGAGCGTTGCCAATCAACGAAGCTGATGCCGACGTTCAGCAGATGCAAAAGGACCTCCAAACGGACCTTCAGATATTGTCTCGGTGGCATCGCCACGCCAGTACCGTCTGTCCCGAGGATGACGAGAAACTGCACGCACTTCATGATACACTAGTCGGCATCTGTGAGAAGGGCGAAAGGGATGCCGCAACAGACCCCAACCTTCCCGAAGAAGAAGCCTTCCAACAGAACCGGAAGGTCCTCGTCTTCTCATACTACGAGGACACGGTTGACTGGATTCTCGACTATTTGGAGGACATCGTGGAGAGCGACGACCGACTCTCGTGCTACGAAGGCCGAATTGCGGGTGTCGCGGGCGACGGGGCCAAGCGTGGCATCTCACGTGAACGAGCAGTCCACGGCTTCGCTCCCCAGTCGGCCGACGCGCCCCTGGGAACGGAAGATGAGTTTGACATCCTCGTTACGACCGACGTGCTCGGTCAAGGTGTTAATCTCCAGCAGGCGCGGAACGTCATCAATTACGATTTGCCGTGGAATCCGATGCGAGTGGTCCAGCGCAACGGTCGTATCGACCGCATCAATTCACCGCACCCTGCAATTTACCCCTTCTCCTTCTTCCCGGAGGACCGTCTCGACGAGTTGCTCCAACTCGAATACCGTGTCCGACGGAAGCTCACGCAGGCGGCCCGGGCAGTCGGCATCGACAATGAGGTCATCCCGGGGATGGAGACGTTGGACCAGAACTTTGCTGACCGGGTAGAGGACATCGAATCCCTCCACGATGAGAATCCCGAACTCCATGAACAGGGTGGAACCGACGCGGCGGCCTACTCTGGCGAAGAATACCGTCAAGAACTTCGTGAGGGTCTTGAGGACCGCGAGGAACAAATAACGTCGCTTCCGTGGGGGGCGGGGTCGGGTTTCCGGGGAGAAAAACCTGGGTACTTCTTCTGCGCTCGGGTAGGCGACGATGTCTTCGTGCGGTTTGTCTCCAGTGAGGGTGACGAGGAGATGGTGCAGGATACGCTCACGTGCTTGCGTCGTATTGAATGTACGCCCAACATCGAGCGCGCTCTTCCCACCGAATTCCGAACAGGCGTATATGATGCGTGGGATCGGGCACGGACAGACATCTATCGTCAGTGGCAGGAGCAAACAGACCCACGAAACATTCAGCCTGACATTCCTCGCCTGTTCCGCGA is a window encoding:
- a CDS encoding Eco57I restriction-modification methylase domain-containing protein, whose translation is MLVDFRLSDTPRPWTSDRTGVKCDFYIGEGSSALEVVVAKQDNRPTKQRLERLYKDRRGGRANPILVVVLYENGSVASVCGPAGEEPPVKRGLDPEQVQRICNTALNKPNRNAAQRFLRDILDQIDDDMVGLRNQGLLSTHELKVGVPDRPDWDDATARAREILDENSRDLIAELGYEIERLSDQSHLLKDVSDSRETAVAIFLQDDESFDRAQDRFTGQSPVSYALNEADKKNLDYVIANSNNTLRLYTTNPDAGFGSRGRTDTFVEANTDLLTEDDAGYLWLLFSAEALRDGGTLDQIMGCSKDYAASLGKRLRERIYDEVVPDLAEAIANARQLDNPTKAELDETYRMALILLYRLLFISYAEDEGFLPRYNPRYERRSLKRKAHEVHEIIEEDIGFDSRSTTHWDDVMALSRAIHNGHGEWGLPEYDGTLLSEDSSDSNAGAMLAGIELADEQFGPVLANLLVDETGDGYEGPIDFRNVGVREFGVIYEGLLESELSYAEQPLGLDSDGHYRPVDPDNHEVEVKEGKVYLHGQSGERKATGTYYTKKEFVEHVLDNSLDPALDDHLEQLDEMSKNEAAKHFFDIRIADIAMGSGHFLVGAVDRIESRLSNHLTERNLPLVEEELDRLRDAAEESFETTAEMPEVERSQLLRRQVARRCIYGVDLNDLATELSRLSLWIHTFVPGLPLTFLDYNLRAGDSIIGISSLDEVDDIIDIDQKSLGQFIAGGSDALEDIQQDIARIGRMADGDASEVQEARETRKKIEENLEQTKAAFDILLASQIDDRINPNTSTLAQEDITSLSSYKYAQQSLGSIEPVHFPVMFPEIFEGNSSGFDAIVGNPPWDKVRFEAQQFWVTRHPGINSLGKAKRKQKIEELRQQYPYDAEVEEREKEERERYQDYVKAAYDDQGRGHYDYSKLFVERATDILNSDGKLGYVLPRQSLILGGWKQLRRRLFKNSELTVLQARNQGGWIFDDVHKSYMVVLLTRKPASGKPGAYIWPAIGSEKALKQASFKNSLHLSVDDLANLTTKSHLVIPWFNSNKAREIFPKLQECSRLSSDDGWVSGVNDSRWDFTSSGPHGSLTKDKLDSGLWKVFMTRSVEQFELNEEKEFRRYVDPKDLHRIDGNIIESEGKIAVGPNHPTVSFRYVSTNSNRRTMIATMLPESDFMYCKGYIHAIDHSEGTEPETLFALLAYVNSFTCDWWVRRISNRHVMAPVINNLPIPDWTDVQIAEAAEIAAEITRRGGIETIPGGHEVEQFSGYEYEDENTLRARIERLVADGFDLSGTHIETVLDDFSDKACPVALTEAIDEEMED
- a CDS encoding helicase-related protein produces the protein MPSNRPEFVDNRKGNTLARAINDYLGDLSETLADDPDLDIATGYFNPRGYFSVAEGLEAVGDVRILLGAEPPQKDRNRWRYPEEPRGDEYNQKRVDEALQSLDEGLERDRDLLGFSREVDSQLREMVQWLESDAVEVRRFEDGFIHGKAYLFSHEQGVLAGSSNFTGAGLNSNLELNLANYSPGVNQQVEDWFDDLWQASDQYDLADIYRERFEPYEPYLIYLRVLYARYGEELEQEREEDDGAINLANFQQDGFRRALRFLDDHNGVIIADEVGLGKTYIAGKILEQTVKENRQRALVVAPAYLRDGMWRNVRSQWGIQFDVLSYSELRQARQLGGDNANLPLDKDEYQTVIIDEGHAFRNPGTQQSHALRTLLRGDPPKNLVLLTATPVNNSLWDLYYLLNYFIKNDATFASEGIPSLRERFKEAQSEDPADLSPDMLFDVLDETTVRRTRRFIKEHYDNAVLPDGEGGTIRITFPDPHPKRVDYTFTNTFGDAFFRDVSRGLAAGDHDHHELTLARYRPSYYLEAEDDASELSLVGLLRTGLLKRFESSSHAFANTLERMRSQNEAALSLLDRGLFPQPNAIDEWVEADSDEAFEEAFEQANGERALPINEADADVQQMQKDLQTDLQILSRWHRHASTVCPEDDEKLHALHDTLVGICEKGERDAATDPNLPEEEAFQQNRKVLVFSYYEDTVDWILDYLEDIVESDDRLSCYEGRIAGVAGDGAKRGISRERAVHGFAPQSADAPLGTEDEFDILVTTDVLGQGVNLQQARNVINYDLPWNPMRVVQRNGRIDRINSPHPAIYPFSFFPEDRLDELLQLEYRVRRKLTQAARAVGIDNEVIPGMETLDQNFADRVEDIESLHDENPELHEQGGTDAAAYSGEEYRQELREGLEDREEQITSLPWGAGSGFRGEKPGYFFCARVGDDVFVRFVSSEGDEEMVQDTLTCLRRIECTPNIERALPTEFRTGVYDAWDRARTDIYRQWQEQTDPRNIQPDIPRLFREVADHLRNHWPDEMTQDKLQETVDSVEAPWGKRYERELRDVFEQEGLSDEILSREIVEVVDDLGLQPYEAPKPLSPIRENEVKLVCWLAIAQPQEDGESGGAELFT